A genomic stretch from Megalobrama amblycephala isolate DHTTF-2021 linkage group LG22, ASM1881202v1, whole genome shotgun sequence includes:
- the LOC125257636 gene encoding receptor activity-modifying protein 1-like isoform X1: MLYLSGLLLLLLDPSLICGQMTQDNRTAVEDESLRVKTENAHKELNESLNEDTNNSTYKNNVTENNEILQQQDFHHIYNHCYEEDLMYFGKLCSEFFNINMSALGKENWCNMEMVIRSYNQLTACLEQFSTYSGCYYPNRVVEQTFITIHQQYFSSCSSEDDLADAPAGVVLVATLLPILLIPFIVYIVVWKSSLRY, from the exons ATGTTATATCTCTCCGGACTACTTTTGCTGTTGCTGGATCCATCTCTGATCTGTG GTCAAATGACACAAGATAACAGAACAGCTGTTGAAG ATGAGAGTCTCAGAGTCAAAACTGAAAATGCACACAAAGAACTGAATGAATCTTTGAACGAGG ATACCAACAACAGCACATACAAGAACAACG TCACAGAAAACAACGAGATTCTTCAGCAACAAGATTTTCACCACATCTACAATCACTGTTATGAGGAGGATTTGATGTATTTTGGCAAATTGTGCAGTGAATTTTTCAATATCAACATGAGTGCACTTGGAAAGGAGAACTGGTGTAATATGGAGATGGTGATAAG AAGCTACAACCAGTTAACTGCATGTTTGGAGCAATTTTCCACTTATTCAGGATGCTACTACCCTAATCGTGTGGTGGAGCAGACGTTCATCACTATACATCAGCAGTACTTCAGCTCTTGTAGCAGTGAAGATGATTTAGCTGACGCCCCGGCTGGAGTCGTGCTCGTAGCCACACTGCTGCCCATCCTCCTCATACCCTTCATAGTGTACATTGTGGTCTGGAAGAGTAGTTTAAGATACTGA
- the LOC125257636 gene encoding receptor activity-modifying protein 1-like isoform X2 yields the protein MNEGLMGVERHEGQMTQDNRTAVEDESLRVKTENAHKELNESLNEDTNNSTYKNNVTENNEILQQQDFHHIYNHCYEEDLMYFGKLCSEFFNINMSALGKENWCNMEMVIRSYNQLTACLEQFSTYSGCYYPNRVVEQTFITIHQQYFSSCSSEDDLADAPAGVVLVATLLPILLIPFIVYIVVWKSSLRY from the exons GTCAAATGACACAAGATAACAGAACAGCTGTTGAAG ATGAGAGTCTCAGAGTCAAAACTGAAAATGCACACAAAGAACTGAATGAATCTTTGAACGAGG ATACCAACAACAGCACATACAAGAACAACG TCACAGAAAACAACGAGATTCTTCAGCAACAAGATTTTCACCACATCTACAATCACTGTTATGAGGAGGATTTGATGTATTTTGGCAAATTGTGCAGTGAATTTTTCAATATCAACATGAGTGCACTTGGAAAGGAGAACTGGTGTAATATGGAGATGGTGATAAG AAGCTACAACCAGTTAACTGCATGTTTGGAGCAATTTTCCACTTATTCAGGATGCTACTACCCTAATCGTGTGGTGGAGCAGACGTTCATCACTATACATCAGCAGTACTTCAGCTCTTGTAGCAGTGAAGATGATTTAGCTGACGCCCCGGCTGGAGTCGTGCTCGTAGCCACACTGCTGCCCATCCTCCTCATACCCTTCATAGTGTACATTGTGGTCTGGAAGAGTAGTTTAAGATACTGA
- the LOC125257636 gene encoding receptor activity-modifying protein 1-like isoform X3: MTQDNRTAVEDESLRVKTENAHKELNESLNEDTNNSTYKNNVTENNEILQQQDFHHIYNHCYEEDLMYFGKLCSEFFNINMSALGKENWCNMEMVIRSYNQLTACLEQFSTYSGCYYPNRVVEQTFITIHQQYFSSCSSEDDLADAPAGVVLVATLLPILLIPFIVYIVVWKSSLRY; encoded by the exons ATGACACAAGATAACAGAACAGCTGTTGAAG ATGAGAGTCTCAGAGTCAAAACTGAAAATGCACACAAAGAACTGAATGAATCTTTGAACGAGG ATACCAACAACAGCACATACAAGAACAACG TCACAGAAAACAACGAGATTCTTCAGCAACAAGATTTTCACCACATCTACAATCACTGTTATGAGGAGGATTTGATGTATTTTGGCAAATTGTGCAGTGAATTTTTCAATATCAACATGAGTGCACTTGGAAAGGAGAACTGGTGTAATATGGAGATGGTGATAAG AAGCTACAACCAGTTAACTGCATGTTTGGAGCAATTTTCCACTTATTCAGGATGCTACTACCCTAATCGTGTGGTGGAGCAGACGTTCATCACTATACATCAGCAGTACTTCAGCTCTTGTAGCAGTGAAGATGATTTAGCTGACGCCCCGGCTGGAGTCGTGCTCGTAGCCACACTGCTGCCCATCCTCCTCATACCCTTCATAGTGTACATTGTGGTCTGGAAGAGTAGTTTAAGATACTGA
- the LOC125257632 gene encoding UDP-glucuronosyltransferase 2A1-like: protein MNVLKASHCLLALSVLLATDLPSALAGKVLVFPVDGSHWVNMNILIGVLHSSGHEVTVVRTASSWYVKEDSPHYTAITVTLPEPIDIEKPDFFISFLSKMLEIQKRGGSPLAFVEFYWQMLTSLYGMHRQASQLVVEIFENPVLMKQLDEGRYDVVLTDPGLPVGVLVAHKLGLPMVYNVRWITSGEGHFVVAPSPPSYVPAAGSLMSNRMSFGERVKNIFHYVLNMCIDQFIVRPEYDKLVAHYFGPETDFYHLLQGADIWLMRSDFIFEFPRPTMPNIIYIGGFQCKPSKPLPPDLEEFVKGSGEHGVVIMSLGTLVKALPSEITSEIAAGFAQLPQRVIWRHLGERPHNLGNNTLLVKWLPQNDLLGHPKTRVFVAHGGTNGIYESIYHGVPVVGIPLLFDQFENMLRLQVRGAAKVLDATKLDSQSFLAAVQEVLHQPSYRENMQRLSRLHKDQPTQPQDSALYWIEYVMRHKGAAHLRTESYKMPWYSYHSLDVMAFLLAVVLTVGGAVILTIRYLCLCLCRRKKSKLE from the coding sequence ATGAATGTCCTCAAAGCTTCACACTGTCTTCTGGCTCTATCCGTACTCTTGGCCACCGATCTTCCCTCCGCTCTGGCCGGAAAGGTCCTTGTTTTTCCTGTGGACGGCAGCCACTGGGTCAACATGAACATACTGATTGGTGTCCTTCACTCCAGCGGTCACGAGGTCACCGTGGTGCGAACCGCCAGCAGCTGGTACGTCAAAGAGGATTCACCGCACTACACGGCCATAACGGTGACCTTACCGGAGCCCATTGACATCGAGAAGCCGGATTTCTTCATATCGTTCCTGAGCAAAATGCTCGAGATACAGAAACGTGGAGGATCCCCACTTGCATTCGTGGAGTTCTATTGGCAGATGCTGACGAGTCTCTATGGCATGCATCGTCAGGCAAGTCAGCTAGTTGTGGAGATCTTCGAAAACCCGGTGTTGATGAAACAGCTGGACGAAGGACGTTACGACGTTGTCCTTACCGACCCGGGTCTGCCTGTAGGTGTGCTGGTGGCTCATAAACTCGGATTACCCATGGTTTACAATGTGAGATGGATCACGAGTGGAGAAGGGCACTTTGTTGTCGCGCCTTCTCCGCCTTCATACGTCCCAGCAGCAGGGAGCCTCATGTCGAACCGCATGTCGTTTGGGGAAAGGGTCAAGAATATCTTCCATTATGTGCTGAACATGTGCATAGACCAGTTCATTGTTAGACCAGAATATGACAAACTAGTCGCACACTACTTTGGACCCGAAACTGATTTCTACCACTTGTTGCAAGGTGCGGATATTTGGCTCATGAGGTCGGATTTCATCTTTGAGTTCCCGCGTCCAACCATGCCCAACATCATCTACATCGGAGGCTTCCAGTGCAAACCCTCCAAGCCATTACCGCCAGATCTGGAAGAGTTTGTGAAAGGTTCAGGTGAACACGGTGTGGTTATAATGTCACTAGGTACACTCGTGAAAGCTCTTCCTAGTGAAATCACGTCTGAAATCGCTGCCGGATTTGCTCAGCTTCCCCAGAGAGTCATATGGAGGCACTTAGGAGAACGTCCTCACAATCTGGGCAACAACACTCTTCTGGTTAAGTGGCTTCCTCAGAACGACCTGCTTGGTCACCCTAAAACACGTGTGTTTGTTGCTCACGGTGGAACAAATGGCATTTACGAGTCTATCTACCATGGTGTTCCAGTGGTTGGGATTCCCTTGCTTTTTGACCAATTTGAGAACATGTTGCGTCTCCAGGTACGAGGGGCCGCTAAAGTACTTGACGCCACCAAACTGGACAGCCAGAGCTTTTTGGCGGCAGTCCAGGAAGTTTTACATCAGCCGTCATACAGGGAAAACATGCAGCGTCTGTCTAGGCTACACAAAGACCAGCCTACACAACCTCAGGATAGCGCCCTCTATTGGATAGAGTATGTAATGCGGCACAAGGGGGCAGCACATTTACGGACAGAGTCTTATAAGATGCCTTGGTACTCATATCATTCTCTAGATGTGATGGCATTTTTGCTAGCAGTGGTGCTGACAGTAGGGGGAGCTGTGATTCTTACAATACGctatttgtgtttgtgtctgtgcaGGAGAAAGAAATCAAAACTTGAGTGA